The following nucleotide sequence is from Kiritimatiella glycovorans.
GATCGGCGGCGGCCTGCTCGCGCTTTCGGGCTTCGACGCCGAGGTTGCGAACACCACCGGGGTTCCGGAAGAGGTCGCCCTCCGGATGAAGAACATGGTCCTGGGATTCCAGGCCGCGGGATTGATCCTTTCCATGATCGTGTTCGCCTTTTATCCTATCAGTCGCGAACGCGCCGAGGAGACCCGGCGCCAACTGCAGGAACGCCACGCGGAAAATGCATAGGGCAGGGACGGCTCTCCGAGCCGTCCGAAAATGTGAGAGGGCAGGGACGGATCTCCGAGCCGTCCGCGGGAGGACGAAGAATGAAGAGAAACGAAATAAGAAGACTTCCATACATCGCCGCGGCGGTCCTGTTGGCCGCCACGCTTCCGGCGTGGGCGATGAAGGATGTGAACGTGGCCCAGTACGGGGCGCGCGGAAACGAACACCGCGACGATACGGCCGCCATTCAGAAGGCGCTCGACGAGGTGATGGCCGCCGGCGGCGGGCGCGTATTCTTCCCGCAGGGCGATTACATCATCACCGCTCCGCTGAAGGTCAAGGCGCCGAACTCCGTGACGAAATCGACCGAGATTCGCCTGGCGCTGGAGGGGCACGGCGCGGGCCTGTCCCGGTTGATGTTGAAAGACGGCGATGGTCTGATCCACATCCAGACGCCGCGCAACGGGATGAACGTGACGGTTCGCGATCTCAGTCTCATGGCCGGAAACCCCGATGCAGGGACGGCGCTGAGCATCGTCAATCCCGCGCTCGGCGTGCGCGTCGAGCGCAGCGCGCTGATTGAGCGGGTGACGATCGAGGGCATCTACCGCGATAGCTATTTCACGAAGGGGATTGTGCTCGACGGGCAGTGGCGTGCGCTCGTGCGCAATGTGACGGTCAAGGGGGCTCAGACGGAGTCCATGGACGATGAGTCGGCGATGTTCGCGATGAAGACCGGGATCGAGCAGAACGGGTTTTACGGCGGGCGCTACGTCGACTGTTTCGTCAGCCATGCCGACACAGCCTACAGCTGGGTGGCCGAACAGAACGGAGAGGGGTTCGTCATCATCGGGTCCGTCGCCGACTGCTGCCGTGTGGGGGCCATTATTTCCACCCCGGAACAGGAGCCCGGCGGCGCGCTGTACAATTCGCGTATACGGGCCCGTGACAGCGGACTGATCATCGATCACAAGCGGCTGCTGGCCGTTGTCGGCAACACCTTCGAGCCGTTGAGCGAGCACGGCGGCTATCCGTACGCGGATGTGCGGATGTCCAATTGCTGGGCGATCCAGATCAACGGCAACCGGTTTATCGGTCCGGCGAAAAACCGGGCCCATGTCGTGGTAGAGGGCCGGGGCGAATCGAAGCGGTACGTGATCATGCCGTTCAGCCGGTATATTCAAATCAATGACAACGAGTTCGTGCTGCCGCCTGAGAAGGCCGTGGCGTACGAAGGCGAAGAGATCTTTGCCGTCTACACCGACAACAACCGCGTACAGGGTGGAGGGAAGAAATGAAGCATGGCATGATCATTCTTATGCTGTCGGGCCTGGCGGTCTGGAGCCCGGCGATCCGCGCGTCGGCCGCGACTACGGTGTCTCTCACGGACGCCCCGTTTTCCGCGGTGGCGGACGACGGGAAGGACGATGCGCCGGCGCTGCAGAAGGCGCTCGAACGCCTGATCGCGGAGGGCGGGGGCGTCCTGCACATCCCCTCCGGGCAGTACGACTTTGATTCGCGGGTGAGCGTGCACGGTTCCTTCTCCCGCTTGACGATCCGGGGCATGGGCGCGAGCATCACGCGGCTCCACAGCCGTAACGGCGAAGGCGTGTTGAAGATCGAGGCCGGGAACGGCGATGCCGAGATCGGCATCATGGATCTCGACATCGTCCCGACGCGAGCGGACGCGGGTACGGCTCTGGAGCTGACCAAGCCGTTTACCGAACCGGACGAGGTCCCGTATAACCTGCTGCTGACGAATATCGAGTTCCGGCCGAACAACAACGAGACGGATTACTTTACCCGCGTGATCGTGGCCGGCGGATGGAAGCCGCTGATCGACAATATCAATTCCTCGGGGCTTTACGGGCCGAAGTTCAACACCTTCGAGGGGAAGCGTAAGAAGTATCGGGCGGAATCGATTCTGACGCTCAAGCCGTCCTACAAGCCGCGGGTGCGTTATTGCAATCTCTGGGCGGCGACGCACGGGATCGTGATCGAACTGACCGATGCGCACGAGGAGCCGACACTCGACGGCGCGGTTTCGGTCGAGAACGCGCACGGCATCCGCATCACCAAGACCGGCGACCGGCCTCTTTCCAGCCCCGTGGTCATCGTCGGATGCCACTGGAACAACGCCTTCAGCGGACTCGTGATGGAACACGTCGATAGGTTTCGGCTCGTGCAGAACTGTCTCTACGGGGCGTGGGACGTCGAACCCGACTACCGGGATATCCGCCTGGTCGACTGCGCCGACGGGGAGCTTATGGCCAATTCGTTCTGGTTCGGCGTACGCCAGCGTCCGCTGATCTACATCGAGGACGACTGCCGGGACATCCTCATCCGGGATTCCTATTTCGGTCGCGGTTGTTCACGGACGCCGGTCGTCATCGAGGAGGGGGCACAGAACATCGAGGTCACGCGCAGCGTCTATGGGACGGTCTATGCGATGGATGAAGATGACACCTTCGGTTTGTGGGAGATGGAGGACGTGGAGAACGGACGCGCCCTTGACAAGGACCTGCTCCAGCCGGGCCGGGACAACGATCTGAACCTGGCCGGCGCGGTTCCCGCGCCCGGAAGCGAGAAGCTGAAACTGGGAGGGGCGCTGCATTTCCCCGACTCAACGAGCCGCGCGAAAAGCACGCTCGCCTGGGACGGCGCCAACGGCGTGCGGATTCATGCCCATGTGCGGATCGACCGGAGGGCGGAGCGCCAGGCGCTGCTCACGGTGCCCGGCGTGTTCGCGCTCGAACTCCATTTCGACCGGCTCTGCTTGATCTTTAAAGACGGCCGGGGGGACCGGCAGGTGCTCCAGGTCCGGGACGTGGCCCCGGGGAGGCGCTGGATACCCGTCTTTGCCGAAGTCGATCCGGAGACCGGGCGCGCCGTGCTCGAAGCGGGCGGACTCGGCGGCGACCGAAGGTTTGCCGATACGCTGCGCCTCTTGAGGCGGCAGGCGCCGCTCATTATGGGTGCCACAGAGGAGTGCGGCGGATTTTCAGGTGCGCTCGACCAGGTCTGGATCCAGAGGAGATAGGCCGCAATGCATACACGGATACGAATCACAGGGCCGGCTTCCACGCCGACCGCAAAAGGGACGGGGTGAAACCCGTCCCTCCAGGGAAAATGCGGATGGCGATATGGAGGGTCGGCTTCCACGCCGACCGCAAAAGGGACGGGGTGGAACCCGTCCCTCCAGGGAAAATGCGGATGGCGATATGGAGGGCCGGCTTCCACGCCGACCGCAAAAGGGACGGGGTGAAACCTGTCTCTCCAGGGAAAATGCGGATGGCGATATGGAGGGTCGGCTTCCACGCCGACCGCAAAAGAGGACGGAGAGAACGGTAAATGAACGTACGAGGGATTATAGGGTGGGTCGCGGGGGCGCTGGCGCTTCCGGCGATGGTGTCCTGTGTTCATCAGGAGACTATGGATTTGCCAATGTATACTTTACTCAAGACAGGCGAGGTCAGGCCTGCGGGATGGATCGCCGAACAGATGCGCATGGATCTCCACGAGGGCATGGTCGGCGACTACAGCAACATATCCGAGAACGTAACTCAGAACTTGTTTGCGAAGCAGGACCGGAAACCGGGCGTGCGGGTCAAGGGAAACCGCGGCCACATGGAGAAGGCATGGTGGGCCGGCGAGCATGAGGGCTACTGGATGGACGCGATGACGCGCATGTCGATCCTCACACAGGACGAGACCTTCCTGCCCCGCGTCGAAGCATGGGTCGAGCGAATTATCGACCGCGCGGAACAGACCGGCTATATCGGTGTGTATTCACCGGAAGCGCGGTTTCCGGACCGGGGTTATGACGGCGAGCTGTGGACACAGAGCCGCGTTTTTCAGGCCCTGCTGGCCTGGTACGAGTACACGGGGGATAAACGGGTGCTTGAGGCGGTCGAGTCGACGGTACGCAAGACGGTCGATCACTACCGCGAATACGGGACGTACTTCGGACGGCCCGACCCCGATGGCGGCGTCACACATGCGGTCGGCTACATGGACACGCTCGAGTGGCTCTACCGCCTGACCGGCGAGAGCTGGTATGCCGAAGCGGCGGCCTGGCTTTACGCCGATTACGCCCAGTCCGACGTGTTTTCGGACCTCAACCCGGAGGCGCTGCTCGATGTGGACCGGCCATGGGAATATCACGCCCCCCATGTGGCGGAGGGCCTGCACATGCCCGCTGTGGTTCATTGCTTTACGGGAAACCCCCATCTCGATCGGGCCGCCGCGAACGTGCTCGCGAAGCTGGATACCCATACGAATCCCGGCGGCAGCCTTGTGGCGGGTAAGCTGGAGAATATTGCAGCGACGCCGGGAGGAGGCGGGGAGGCCGGTGAGTATTGCGCCATGACTGAATCCGTCCAGACCCTGAATCGTTACCTCATGTACGAAGGAGATCTGCACTGCGGGGACTGGAGTGAGAAATGCACGCTCAATGCGGCGCAGGGTGCACGCTTTCATCCCGCGAACCGCGCCGTCATCTATCTCGCCCGCGACAACCGGCTGAGGGCGGATGACCCCGAAAAACACGGCGGGCGAGAACTCTTTTCCGGAAGTCACAGCGCGGCGGCATGCTGCACGCTGAACGCCATGCGTATTCTGCCCTATTACGTTGAGGGCATGTGGCTGCGTTCAACAAAACGCCCGGAATTGATCGCGAACCTCTACGGACCCTGCACGGTGGATACGGAGGTCGACGGCGTTGCGGTCAGGATCGAGGAGCGCACCGGCTATCCGTTCAGCGACCGCATTACGTTTGTGTTGAAGCCGGAACGCGAGGTCGAGTTCTCCCTCGTGCTGCGCCGCCCCCCGAACTGCGGTGAAATCCGTATCGAGGCCGGAGAAGACGCGCGCGTCGTGCGCAGCAGTCAGGATGTCTACGTCAGGAAACGCTGGAGCGCGGGCGACACGGTTGAGGTCGACTGGGATTTCCGGGTCGCCGGACGCCTGCAGCACGACGAAACCCAGGCGTACTATGAGTGGGGCCCGCTGGTTTTCGCGCTCCCGATCCCGGAGCGGCGGGAGGTGCTCGAGGAGATTACGACGAACAGCGGCGATCCGTCCGGCTATTTCGAATATGCGATCCGTCCCGAATCGGACGAGGGCTGGCGCTACCGGATCGATAAGGAAGCCGAGTTCAAACGGGTTGAGCTTCCGGACGGCGACGCCGAGCGGCCCTGGGCGCATCCCCCGATCGGCCTGAAGGGAACCTTGCTCGACGCCGAGGGCGTACGGCGGGAGGTGACGCTCAAGCCGCTCGGAAGCACCATCCTCCGCCGCACGACCTTTCCGATCAGCGCTGAACTGGCGGATGCCGAGGCGCGGGACGAGGACGAAGATACGTACCAGGGCACCGGCGGCGAAGGGGATCCGATGCGCGATTTCTGATCCCGATCCTGTTCAGCCTTTGCCTTCCGAGGCGCGGACCAGCGCGAAAAAGCGGTCCTCGTACTGCTTGAAGAGTCCGCGCTTTTCGAGCTTTTCCGCGAGGGCGGAAATCCGGGACGGATCGCGAGAGGCGGCGGCGAAGTCCTCCTCGATCTCCCTGCGCAAGCCCTCCGAACGGCTCTGCTGCCGCCGGCGGATGGCGTCGACATTGGCCGCGGCCGACTGTTGAACCAGTTCGACCATCAGCTTGAGCAGGCAGACCTCCCAGGGGTGATCGACGCCGACGACGATCGCGCTGAGCGGATCGTTGCGGACCGCGTCCGCCTCACGCACCCGCTCGAGCACGTTTTCTTCGGCATCGGTCACGATCTGCTGCGTGATCTCCTCCTTGTGCACATGGAAGCCGTACTGGAGGATCATCAGATTCTGCGCATTCGAGCGGAGCCACTCCGCGTATTCACGCGCGTCGGACCCGAACCCCTCCAGCGCCATGTCGGAGATCGCCTGCGGAGTGATGATCCCGGGCCGGTCGGCCTTGAGCATGCCTTCACGAAGCCGCACTTTGTCGACCGCATCCATCAGCGGCGTGATCAGGTGATAATTGACCGTGGTGGTCCCGAACGTTTCGAGCTTGTTGTCGGGCGTCTTTTCCACGCGGGTGTTGTTCACCGCGTACCAGAAATCGAATGCTTCTTTATCGTCCATAG
It contains:
- a CDS encoding glycosyl hydrolase family 28-related protein, which produces MKRNEIRRLPYIAAAVLLAATLPAWAMKDVNVAQYGARGNEHRDDTAAIQKALDEVMAAGGGRVFFPQGDYIITAPLKVKAPNSVTKSTEIRLALEGHGAGLSRLMLKDGDGLIHIQTPRNGMNVTVRDLSLMAGNPDAGTALSIVNPALGVRVERSALIERVTIEGIYRDSYFTKGIVLDGQWRALVRNVTVKGAQTESMDDESAMFAMKTGIEQNGFYGGRYVDCFVSHADTAYSWVAEQNGEGFVIIGSVADCCRVGAIISTPEQEPGGALYNSRIRARDSGLIIDHKRLLAVVGNTFEPLSEHGGYPYADVRMSNCWAIQINGNRFIGPAKNRAHVVVEGRGESKRYVIMPFSRYIQINDNEFVLPPEKAVAYEGEEIFAVYTDNNRVQGGGKK
- a CDS encoding beta-L-arabinofuranosidase domain-containing protein, whose product is MNVRGIIGWVAGALALPAMVSCVHQETMDLPMYTLLKTGEVRPAGWIAEQMRMDLHEGMVGDYSNISENVTQNLFAKQDRKPGVRVKGNRGHMEKAWWAGEHEGYWMDAMTRMSILTQDETFLPRVEAWVERIIDRAEQTGYIGVYSPEARFPDRGYDGELWTQSRVFQALLAWYEYTGDKRVLEAVESTVRKTVDHYREYGTYFGRPDPDGGVTHAVGYMDTLEWLYRLTGESWYAEAAAWLYADYAQSDVFSDLNPEALLDVDRPWEYHAPHVAEGLHMPAVVHCFTGNPHLDRAAANVLAKLDTHTNPGGSLVAGKLENIAATPGGGGEAGEYCAMTESVQTLNRYLMYEGDLHCGDWSEKCTLNAAQGARFHPANRAVIYLARDNRLRADDPEKHGGRELFSGSHSAAACCTLNAMRILPYYVEGMWLRSTKRPELIANLYGPCTVDTEVDGVAVRIEERTGYPFSDRITFVLKPEREVEFSLVLRRPPNCGEIRIEAGEDARVVRSSQDVYVRKRWSAGDTVEVDWDFRVAGRLQHDETQAYYEWGPLVFALPIPERREVLEEITTNSGDPSGYFEYAIRPESDEGWRYRIDKEAEFKRVELPDGDAERPWAHPPIGLKGTLLDAEGVRREVTLKPLGSTILRRTTFPISAELADAEARDEDEDTYQGTGGEGDPMRDF